The following proteins come from a genomic window of Candidatus Poseidoniia archaeon:
- a CDS encoding phosphoglycerate kinase codes for MGDSFLTLDDLPPGGKTVLLRVDINSSLNPETGALLDDTRIRRHAATVQLLADAGAKVAILAHQSRPGLLDCAPLERHARRLAHLLDRPVEFVPDIHGELARDAIASLRPGEVVMLDNVRFDPEEVAVNSWNGKGFAPQADTALVRNLAPLADIFVNDAFAAAHRCQPSLVGFAETLPMATGLVMERELRKLGGAIADGPAPRIALLGGSKAADSVAIARHFLSQGVDEVLTGGVVANIFLLAGGVDIGEPSTAFIRDRIADWEAVVADAAALRKEFGDRLVVPLDVAVSDGGLRHGLPVSELPTRHPVHDIGLETLVAYLQRIERAGTVIANGPMGVFENPEFAAGTREIFTAMANSDALTVVGGGETAMAFTQMGLADRVNHVSTGGGACIAFMSGRVMPVLEALRHSKRRFDEGGYDK; via the coding sequence GTGGGCGACAGCTTCCTGACGCTGGACGACCTGCCGCCCGGCGGGAAGACAGTGCTGCTGCGGGTTGACATTAACTCCTCCCTCAACCCGGAGACCGGCGCGCTGCTGGATGACACGCGCATCCGGCGCCATGCCGCGACAGTGCAACTGCTGGCGGATGCCGGCGCAAAGGTCGCCATCCTGGCGCACCAGTCGCGCCCCGGCCTGCTCGACTGCGCCCCGCTCGAACGGCATGCGCGGCGGCTGGCGCACCTGCTCGACCGGCCGGTCGAGTTCGTCCCCGACATCCACGGCGAGCTGGCACGCGACGCCATCGCCAGCCTGAGGCCGGGCGAAGTAGTGATGCTCGACAACGTCCGCTTCGACCCGGAGGAGGTGGCAGTCAATTCATGGAACGGCAAGGGCTTCGCGCCGCAGGCCGACACCGCGCTGGTGCGCAACCTCGCGCCGCTGGCCGACATTTTCGTCAACGACGCCTTCGCGGCCGCCCATCGCTGCCAGCCGTCGCTGGTCGGCTTCGCCGAGACGCTGCCGATGGCGACCGGGCTCGTGATGGAGCGCGAGCTGCGCAAACTGGGCGGCGCCATCGCCGACGGACCCGCGCCGCGGATTGCGCTGCTGGGCGGCAGCAAGGCGGCCGACTCGGTCGCGATTGCGCGCCACTTCCTTTCGCAAGGCGTCGACGAGGTGCTGACGGGGGGCGTCGTCGCCAATATTTTCCTGCTCGCCGGCGGCGTCGACATTGGCGAGCCGAGCACCGCCTTCATCCGCGACCGCATCGCCGACTGGGAAGCGGTGGTCGCCGACGCGGCAGCGCTCCGCAAGGAGTTCGGCGACCGCCTCGTCGTGCCGCTCGACGTCGCGGTCAGCGACGGCGGCCTGCGCCACGGCCTGCCGGTGAGCGAGCTGCCGACCAGGCACCCGGTCCACGACATCGGCCTCGAGACGCTGGTCGCCTACCTGCAACGCATCGAGCGCGCCGGCACGGTCATCGCCAACGGGCCGATGGGCGTCTTCGAGAATCCCGAATTCGCCGCCGGAACGCGCGAAATCTTCACCGCCATGGCCAACAGCGACGCGCTGACGGTCGTCGGCGGCGGCGAGACCGCGATGGCGTTCACCCAGATGGGGCTCGCCGACCGGGTCAATCACGTATCCACGGGCGGCGGCGCCTGCATCGCGTTCATGTCGGGCCGGGTAATGCCGGTGCTCGAGGCGCTGCGGCACTCGAAACGGCGTTTCGATGAAGGCGGTTACGACAAGTAA
- a CDS encoding DASS family sodium-coupled anion symporter has product MSDDRENLRRRADLLRLRAQPRRHTLPYRLWLNRTFRKLLAGGIILFVIWLLLLTTALPADGRHVLLFFLLIIYLWVSEVFPLPVTALMAGTGLVLLGLRSRDDAFAPYASDAVFMILGSLIIAQGISASGTESLIIRKLLAPFTASTYRLLGGLIIVSTLMAAVIPDHSVAAIMLPIVLTVIDKTDIRDHPREMVAFTLAVAFGCSIAGLATPSGGARNVIAIGFLQQYGLQIDYLDWVVLAAPITLALMPLLFLTLILANRLRNRSLDYHLPPAEPLRDRQLLALAILGGTFLLFLTSGRTGLTLGTVAMLGAIAMHVSGVLEWDDSRRQLRWGVMFIYGAALTLGAAMVDHGVAEWLALGIFGLVEGGGELLLFSVIILLGVALTNIMSDGAAAAVLVPITLAVGVAAGLELAVVAILTAISTAFAFMTAFGTPPNLIVHASGIPSSADFVRNGVPMVLLAVLVLLAAQRYYWPIALEWTGL; this is encoded by the coding sequence ATGAGCGACGACCGGGAGAATCTCAGGCGCCGTGCCGATTTACTGCGGCTGCGGGCTCAGCCGCGGCGCCATACGCTGCCCTACCGCCTCTGGCTCAACCGGACTTTCCGCAAGCTGCTCGCGGGCGGCATAATCCTGTTCGTAATCTGGCTGCTGCTGCTCACCACCGCGCTGCCGGCCGACGGGCGGCACGTCCTGCTCTTCTTCCTGCTCATCATCTATCTCTGGGTTTCCGAAGTCTTTCCGTTGCCCGTGACGGCGCTGATGGCCGGCACCGGGCTGGTGCTGCTTGGTCTGCGCAGCCGCGACGACGCCTTCGCGCCGTATGCGTCCGACGCGGTGTTCATGATTCTGGGCTCGCTGATTATCGCGCAGGGAATTTCGGCTTCGGGAACCGAATCGCTGATTATCCGCAAGCTGCTGGCGCCCTTCACCGCCTCGACCTATCGCCTGCTGGGGGGGCTCATCATCGTCTCGACGCTGATGGCGGCGGTGATTCCCGACCATTCGGTGGCGGCCATCATGCTCCCCATCGTGCTGACTGTCATCGACAAGACCGACATCCGCGACCACCCGCGCGAGATGGTCGCGTTCACCCTCGCGGTCGCTTTCGGCTGCTCCATTGCCGGGCTCGCGACGCCGTCCGGCGGGGCGCGCAACGTGATTGCCATCGGCTTCCTGCAGCAATATGGCCTGCAAATCGACTACCTCGACTGGGTCGTGCTGGCAGCGCCGATTACGCTGGCGCTGATGCCGTTGCTCTTCCTGACGCTGATTCTCGCTAACCGGCTGCGCAACCGCTCGCTGGACTACCACCTGCCGCCAGCCGAGCCGCTACGCGACCGGCAGCTGCTGGCGCTCGCCATCCTCGGCGGCACGTTCCTGCTCTTCCTGACTTCGGGCCGCACCGGGCTGACGCTCGGGACGGTGGCGATGCTCGGCGCGATTGCGATGCACGTCAGCGGGGTGCTGGAGTGGGACGACAGCCGCCGCCAGCTGCGCTGGGGCGTGATGTTCATCTACGGCGCGGCGCTGACGCTGGGCGCGGCGATGGTTGACCACGGCGTCGCCGAATGGCTGGCGCTCGGCATCTTCGGGCTGGTGGAGGGGGGTGGCGAATTGCTGCTCTTCTCGGTAATCATCCTGCTCGGCGTCGCGCTGACCAACATCATGTCCGACGGCGCCGCGGCGGCGGTACTGGTGCCGATTACCCTCGCGGTGGGCGTCGCGGCGGGGCTGGAGCTGGCGGTCGTCGCTATCCTGACCGCCATCTCGACCGCTTTCGCGTTCATGACCGCTTTCGGCACGCCGCCCAACCTGATAGTCCACGCCTCCGGCATCCCCTCCTCGGCTGATTTCGTCCGCAACGGCGTGCCGATGGTGCTGCTGGCGGTGCTGGTGCTGCTCGCTGCGCAGCGCTACTACTGGCCCATCGCGCTCGAGTGGACCGGTCTCTAG
- a CDS encoding universal stress protein: protein MFSKLLLPLDPSKRLKAATDYSLTLARRLKLPLVAAYIANPAKTGAGSELQDPEKCFFPLGERELKRFSASVSDVEVEPLLRCGERNLVLAHMVAEEQAGDTLVLGPFRSRLTRFFTGSEVERILEDVQCHAFVVRHEQPLPGPGGPALVAFDGPQLPERAMQLVEQLARTFGCDLELLHLGEDIHGGAAALDDAVLELRGKLGGEFHVTSTIAPLRGLWRRNLAATNRTIAAEGARLVVLPDIEDAVSVALLHELVLDAHRPVCVLR from the coding sequence TGACGCTGGCGCGCCGGCTGAAGCTGCCGCTGGTGGCGGCCTACATCGCCAACCCGGCCAAGACCGGTGCTGGCAGCGAGTTGCAGGACCCCGAGAAGTGCTTCTTCCCGCTGGGCGAGCGCGAGCTGAAGCGGTTCTCCGCGTCGGTCAGCGACGTCGAGGTGGAGCCGCTGCTGCGGTGCGGCGAGCGCAACCTCGTGCTGGCGCACATGGTCGCCGAGGAGCAGGCGGGCGACACGCTGGTGCTGGGGCCGTTCCGGTCGCGGCTAACGCGCTTCTTCACCGGCTCGGAGGTCGAGCGCATCCTCGAGGACGTGCAGTGCCACGCCTTTGTCGTGCGGCATGAGCAGCCGCTGCCGGGGCCGGGCGGGCCGGCGCTGGTGGCATTCGACGGCCCGCAGCTGCCGGAACGGGCGATGCAGCTGGTCGAGCAGCTGGCGCGCACCTTCGGTTGTGACCTCGAGCTGCTGCACCTTGGCGAGGACATCCACGGCGGTGCGGCGGCACTCGATGACGCGGTGCTTGAGCTGCGTGGCAAACTGGGCGGCGAGTTCCACGTCACCTCGACGATTGCACCGCTGCGCGGGCTCTGGCGGCGAAACCTTGCGGCGACTAACCGCACCATCGCTGCGGAGGGGGCGCGGCTGGTAGTACTGCCCGACATCGAGGATGCCGTCTCGGTGGCGCTGCTGCACGAGCTGGTGCTTGACGCCCACCGCCCGGTCTGCGTGCTGCGATGA